A region of Etheostoma cragini isolate CJK2018 chromosome 2, CSU_Ecrag_1.0, whole genome shotgun sequence DNA encodes the following proteins:
- the khsrp gene encoding far upstream element-binding protein 2 isoform X1: MSDYGGLPTNGVGAGMKNDAFADAVQRARQIAAKIGGDGVPSVSNNGGAENYPFTAQKRSLEEADEPDAKKVASQSEIDSALSIGAQLAALSQQSARPSTMTEEFRVPDGMVGLIIGRGGEQINKIQQDSGCKVQIAHDSAGLPDRSVSLTGSPDAIQRARALIDDIVSRGHETTNGQSGSMQEMIIPAGKAGLIIGKGGETIKQLQERAGVKMILIQDGSQPPNVDKPLRIIGDPYKVQQAKEMVNEILRDREHAGFGDRSEYGSRMGGGGGGGGGGGGGIEIAVPRHSVGVVIGRSGEMIKKIQSDAGVKIQFKPDDGSSPDKIAHITGPPDQCEHAASIITDLLQSIRAREEGGQGGPPGPGAGMSPGGRGRGRGQGNWGPPGGEMTFSIPAHKCGLVIGRGGENVKSINQQTGAFVEISRQPPPNGDPNFKLFIIRGSPQQIDHAKQLIEEKIEAPLCPLGGGPGPGQGGPGGPMGPYNPNPYNAGPPGGAPHGAAPGGPQFCQQGWGSNYQQWQAPGPHDPSKAAAADQNAAWAAYYAQYYGQQPGGAMAGQNPGAPAAVAPGDQSQAAQAPGGQPDYTKAWEEYYKKMGMTQPAGGAAAAPGAAAPAPAAAGGAAAGGQQDYSAAWAEYYRQQAVYYGQPGQAPGQAAGPQQGQQAQ, encoded by the exons ATGTCTGATTACGGCGGTCTGCCGACAAACGGAGTCGGCGCTGGGATGAAAAACGACGCTTTTGCTGATGCAGTACAACGAGCCAGACAG ATTGCAGCTAAAATCGGTGGAGACGGTGTTCCCTCAGTGAGCAACAACGGAGGAGCTGAGAACTATCCATTTACAGCACAGAAACGATCCCTGGAAGAAGCAG atgAACCCGATGCCAAGAAGGTAGCATCACAGAGTGAAATTGATTCTGCATTGT CTATTGGAGCTCAGCTGGCTGCCCTGTCGCAACAAAG TGCCAGACCCTCTACAATGACAGAAGAGTTCAGGGTGCCTGATGGAATGGTCGGTCTCA TCATTGGCCGAGGAGGTGAACAGATTAACAAAATACAGCAGGATTCTGGCTGCAAGGTCCAGATTGCGCACG ACAGTGCCGGCCTTCCAGATAGAAGTGTTTCTCTGACAGGGTCACCAGATGCCATACA GAGAGCCAGGGCACTTATAGATGACATAGTGTCAAGAGGTCATGAAACAACCAATGGACAGTCAGGTTCCATGCAGGAGATGATTATTCCTGCAGGCAAGGCAGGCCTCATTATAGGCAAAGGAGGAGAGACTATCAAACAGCTACAG GAGCGGGCTGGAGTTAAAATGATTCTTATTCAAGATGGATCCCAGCCACCCAATGTAGATAAACCCCTACGCATCATTGGAGACCCATACAAAGTGCAG caaGCAAAGGAGATGGTTAATGAGATCCTACGAGACAGGGAGCATGCAGGCTTTGGAGACAGGAGTGAATATGGATCCAGGAtgggtggtggaggaggaggtggtggtggtggcggcgGCGGCATCGAA ATAGCTGTGCCCCGCCACTCTGTGGGAGTTGTAATTGGCCGAAGTGGGGAGATGATCAAGAAGATCCAAAGCGATGCTGGAGTGAAGATACAGTTTAAACCAG ATGATGGTTCAAGTCCTGATAAAATAGCCCATATTACAGGCCCACCCGACCAGTGTGAGCATGCTGCATCAATCATCACTGACCTGCTACAGAGCATCCGTGCACGAGAGGAGGGTGGGCAGGGG GGTCCCCCAGGTCCTGGTGCAGGGATGTCACCTGGTGGGCGTGGACGAGGTAGAGGCCAGGGGAACTGGGGTCCTCCGGGAGGGGAGATGACCTTCTCCATTCCTGCGCACAAATGTGGGCTTGTCAttggcagaggaggagagaatgTCAAGTCTATCAACCAACAGACCGGTGCATTTGTGGAGATATCTCGTCAGCCACCGCCAAACGGTGACCCTAACTTCAAACTGTTCATCATCCGTGGGTCCCCACAGCAGATTGACCACGCAAAGCAGCTTATAGAAGAGAAGATAGAG GCTCCCTTGTGTCCATTGGGCGggggtcctggtcctggtcaagGAGGCCCAGGTGGGCCAATGGGTCCCTATAATCCCAACCCTTATAATGCAGGGCCTCCTGGGGGTGCTCCCCA TGGAGCAGCGCCTGGCGGCCCCCAGTTCTGTCAACAGGGTTGGGGAAGTAACTACCAGCAGTGGCAAGCCCCAGGTCCCCATGACCCAA GtaaggcagcagcagcagaccagAACGCCGCATGGGCAGCCTACTATGCACAATATTATGGCCAACAGCCAGGGGGGGCCATGGCAGGCCAAAATCCAGGAGCCCCTGCAGCAGTAGCACCAGGGGACCAGAGCCAAGCAGCGCAGGCCCCTGGGGGGCAGCCAGACTACACCAAAGCTTGGGAGGAGTACTATAAGAAGATGGGCATGA cccAGCCAGCTGGAGGGGCTGCAGCTGCTCCAGGTGCGGCAGCACCAGCACCAGCAGCtgcaggaggagctgcagctggagGTCAGCAGGACTACAGTGCAGCCTGGGCTGAGTACTACAGACAGCAAGCTGTCTACTATGGACAGCCAGGGCAGGCGCCTGGACAGGCAGCTGGTCCACAACAGGGACAACAG GCCCAGTAA
- the dcaf15 gene encoding DDB1- and CUL4-associated factor 15 isoform X2 gives MAPSSKSEKDDSKQKAKRKHKNHVVKLLMRGKLSGQFSQRLFRKLPPRVCVPLKNIVSEEFLRAGHVFLGFTKCGRYVLSYTSDCGEDDDFSFYTYHLYWWEFNLHSRLKQVHHVRLFAGEEIYSDLYLTVCEWPNDHSKIVIFGFNTRSSSSVLMNLMMSDENNRDIYITIASMPPPKPCSYCCPVPSATTIRTGSGDCLEHGYVLNSRYQVVYPFPTFQPAFQLKKDQVILLNTSYSLVACGISLCPGKQGQSSQILYTKRAILSSQASASLSSSPLASHSSLPQGSPEGRLPPSRPAPIPSSPSQSQAAVRAREFAADLFRRAQGGAGAAGGGGGGGGGGKENESQAEKRPPDGGEKEAAQIPGDKGINVDRREDDCRERRKEERRTSLPQEPTSDGSHRLAQSSEQGMSPASSSSSPSSPPTPSPSQEGGPSEPGYVNYSRLHYRLQQPGAAEQNAGGYEDDKVQLPFTVTDLKGRNLQLVTGPHNGQSVCVEQLTLDFEYLINEVIRSDAAWAPQFCSFSDYDVVILEVCPETNTVMINIGLLLLAFSNMDEEHCRPNTYHSNLQVSWDLNTGVCCTVGVGDLTEVKGQTSGSVWSSYRKSCVNTVMKWLVPESSSRYINRMTNEALHKGSSLQVLADSDRSTWIVL, from the exons ATGGCGCCCAGCTCGAAATCCGAAAAGGACGATAGCAAACAgaaagctaaaagaaaacacaaaaaccatGTCGTGAAGCTTCTCATGCGTGGGAAG CTTTCAGGACAGTTTTCTCAACGCCTGTTCAGGAAGCTGCCACCTCGAGTGTGTGTCCCTTTAAAGAACATTGTCAGCGAGGAGTTCCTGAGAGCAGG ACATGTGTTTCTTGGCTTTACCAAATGTGGCCGCTATGTTCTGTCCTACACCAGCGACTGTGGAGAAGATGATGATTTCTCTTTCTATACCTACCATCTTTATTGGTGGGAGTTCAACCTGCACAGTAGACTTAAACAG gtcCATCACGTACGTCTGTTTGCAGGAGAGGAAATCTACAGCGACCTGTAcctgactgtgtgtgagtggcCAAATGACCACTCAAAAATTGTCATCTTTGGCTTCAA TACACGCAGTTCAAGCTCCGTTCTGATGAACTTAATGATGAGTGatgaaaacaacagagacaTCTACATCACTATTGCTTCCATGCCTCCTCCTAAACCTTGCTCTTATTGCTGCCCAGTTCCCTCAGCCACTACCATAcgcacag GAAGTGGTGACTGTCTGGAGCATGGCTATGTGCTGAACAGCAGGTACCAGGTGGTCTACCCATTCCCCACTTTCCAACCAGCTTTCCAGCTGAAGAAGGACCAGGTCATCCTGTTAAACACTAGCTACTCTCTGGTGGCCTGCGGCATCTCACTCTGCCCAG GTAAGCAGGGTCAGTCTTCACAGATCCTTTACACAAAGAGAGCCATTCTGTCAAGTCAGGCCTCTGcatctctttcctcctcccccttggCCTCTCATTCCTCACTACCTCAGGGATCTCCCGAAGGCCGACTGCCACCGAGCAGACCTGCTCCAATTCCCTCATCTCCTAGCCAGTCTCAAGCAGCCGTGCGAGCCCGTGAGTTTGCAGCTGACCTCTTCAGGCGAGCCCaaggaggagcaggagcagcaggaggaggaggaggaggaggaggaggagggaaagaaaacgAAAGCCAGGCAGAAAAAAGACCACCTGATGGTGGTGAAAAAGAGGCAGCGCAGATACCAGGAGATAAAGGGATAAATGTAGACAGGAGAGAGGATGATtgtagagagaggaggaaggaggagagacGGACTAGTTTACCCCAAGAGCCAACATCAGATGGGAGCCACCGTTTGGCACAGAGCTCTGAACAAGGGATGTCTCCTGCCTCTTCGTCCTCATCACCTTCATCCCCGCCGACTCCATCCCCATCCCAGGAGGGTGGCCCCAGCGAGCCTGGATATGTCAACTATTCACGTCTGCACTACCGCCTCCAACAACCAGGGGCAGCAGAGCAGAATGCAGGAG GTTATGAAGACGATAAAGTCCAGCTACCTTTCACAGTCACTGACCTTAAAGGACGGAACCTGCAGCTGGTCACTGGGCCACACAATGGACAG agtgtgtgtgtggagcagttGACTCTAGACTTTGAGTATCTTATCAATGAGGTGATTAGGAGTGATGCTGCCTGGGCTCCGCAGTTCTGCTCCTTCAGCGACTATGATGTTGTGATATTAGAG GTGTGTCCTGAAACTAACACTGTGATGATCAACATCGGTCTGCTGTTACTTGCCTTCTCCAACATGGATGAGGAGCACTGCAG gCCAAACACGTATCATTCCAACCTGCAGGTTAGCTGGGACCTAAACACAGGTGTGTGTTGCACCGTGGGTGTTGGGGACCTTACAGAGGTCAAGGGTCAGACAAG TGGGAGTGTGTGGAGTTCTTACAGGAAGTCCTGCGTGAACACAGTGATGAAGTGGTTGGTTCCCGAGAGCAGCTCCCGCTACATTAATCGCATGACCAATGAAGCTCTACACAAAG
- the khsrp gene encoding far upstream element-binding protein 2 isoform X2 produces MSDYGGLPTNGVGAGMKNDAFADAVQRARQIAAKIGGDGVPSVSNNGGAENYPFTAQKRSLEEAAIGAQLAALSQQSARPSTMTEEFRVPDGMVGLIIGRGGEQINKIQQDSGCKVQIAHDSAGLPDRSVSLTGSPDAIQRARALIDDIVSRGHETTNGQSGSMQEMIIPAGKAGLIIGKGGETIKQLQERAGVKMILIQDGSQPPNVDKPLRIIGDPYKVQQAKEMVNEILRDREHAGFGDRSEYGSRMGGGGGGGGGGGGGIEIAVPRHSVGVVIGRSGEMIKKIQSDAGVKIQFKPDDGSSPDKIAHITGPPDQCEHAASIITDLLQSIRAREEGGQGGPPGPGAGMSPGGRGRGRGQGNWGPPGGEMTFSIPAHKCGLVIGRGGENVKSINQQTGAFVEISRQPPPNGDPNFKLFIIRGSPQQIDHAKQLIEEKIEAPLCPLGGGPGPGQGGPGGPMGPYNPNPYNAGPPGGAPHGAAPGGPQFCQQGWGSNYQQWQAPGPHDPSKAAAADQNAAWAAYYAQYYGQQPGGAMAGQNPGAPAAVAPGDQSQAAQAPGGQPDYTKAWEEYYKKMGMTQPAGGAAAAPGAAAPAPAAAGGAAAGGQQDYSAAWAEYYRQQAVYYGQPGQAPGQAAGPQQGQQAQ; encoded by the exons ATGTCTGATTACGGCGGTCTGCCGACAAACGGAGTCGGCGCTGGGATGAAAAACGACGCTTTTGCTGATGCAGTACAACGAGCCAGACAG ATTGCAGCTAAAATCGGTGGAGACGGTGTTCCCTCAGTGAGCAACAACGGAGGAGCTGAGAACTATCCATTTACAGCACAGAAACGATCCCTGGAAGAAGCAG CTATTGGAGCTCAGCTGGCTGCCCTGTCGCAACAAAG TGCCAGACCCTCTACAATGACAGAAGAGTTCAGGGTGCCTGATGGAATGGTCGGTCTCA TCATTGGCCGAGGAGGTGAACAGATTAACAAAATACAGCAGGATTCTGGCTGCAAGGTCCAGATTGCGCACG ACAGTGCCGGCCTTCCAGATAGAAGTGTTTCTCTGACAGGGTCACCAGATGCCATACA GAGAGCCAGGGCACTTATAGATGACATAGTGTCAAGAGGTCATGAAACAACCAATGGACAGTCAGGTTCCATGCAGGAGATGATTATTCCTGCAGGCAAGGCAGGCCTCATTATAGGCAAAGGAGGAGAGACTATCAAACAGCTACAG GAGCGGGCTGGAGTTAAAATGATTCTTATTCAAGATGGATCCCAGCCACCCAATGTAGATAAACCCCTACGCATCATTGGAGACCCATACAAAGTGCAG caaGCAAAGGAGATGGTTAATGAGATCCTACGAGACAGGGAGCATGCAGGCTTTGGAGACAGGAGTGAATATGGATCCAGGAtgggtggtggaggaggaggtggtggtggtggcggcgGCGGCATCGAA ATAGCTGTGCCCCGCCACTCTGTGGGAGTTGTAATTGGCCGAAGTGGGGAGATGATCAAGAAGATCCAAAGCGATGCTGGAGTGAAGATACAGTTTAAACCAG ATGATGGTTCAAGTCCTGATAAAATAGCCCATATTACAGGCCCACCCGACCAGTGTGAGCATGCTGCATCAATCATCACTGACCTGCTACAGAGCATCCGTGCACGAGAGGAGGGTGGGCAGGGG GGTCCCCCAGGTCCTGGTGCAGGGATGTCACCTGGTGGGCGTGGACGAGGTAGAGGCCAGGGGAACTGGGGTCCTCCGGGAGGGGAGATGACCTTCTCCATTCCTGCGCACAAATGTGGGCTTGTCAttggcagaggaggagagaatgTCAAGTCTATCAACCAACAGACCGGTGCATTTGTGGAGATATCTCGTCAGCCACCGCCAAACGGTGACCCTAACTTCAAACTGTTCATCATCCGTGGGTCCCCACAGCAGATTGACCACGCAAAGCAGCTTATAGAAGAGAAGATAGAG GCTCCCTTGTGTCCATTGGGCGggggtcctggtcctggtcaagGAGGCCCAGGTGGGCCAATGGGTCCCTATAATCCCAACCCTTATAATGCAGGGCCTCCTGGGGGTGCTCCCCA TGGAGCAGCGCCTGGCGGCCCCCAGTTCTGTCAACAGGGTTGGGGAAGTAACTACCAGCAGTGGCAAGCCCCAGGTCCCCATGACCCAA GtaaggcagcagcagcagaccagAACGCCGCATGGGCAGCCTACTATGCACAATATTATGGCCAACAGCCAGGGGGGGCCATGGCAGGCCAAAATCCAGGAGCCCCTGCAGCAGTAGCACCAGGGGACCAGAGCCAAGCAGCGCAGGCCCCTGGGGGGCAGCCAGACTACACCAAAGCTTGGGAGGAGTACTATAAGAAGATGGGCATGA cccAGCCAGCTGGAGGGGCTGCAGCTGCTCCAGGTGCGGCAGCACCAGCACCAGCAGCtgcaggaggagctgcagctggagGTCAGCAGGACTACAGTGCAGCCTGGGCTGAGTACTACAGACAGCAAGCTGTCTACTATGGACAGCCAGGGCAGGCGCCTGGACAGGCAGCTGGTCCACAACAGGGACAACAG GCCCAGTAA
- the dcaf15 gene encoding DDB1- and CUL4-associated factor 15 isoform X1, with the protein MAPSSKSEKDDSKQKAKRKHKNHVVKLLMRGKLSGQFSQRLFRKLPPRVCVPLKNIVSEEFLRAGHVFLGFTKCGRYVLSYTSDCGEDDDFSFYTYHLYWWEFNLHSRLKQVHHVRLFAGEEIYSDLYLTVCEWPNDHSKIVIFGFNTRSSSSVLMNLMMSDENNRDIYITIASMPPPKPCSYCCPVPSATTIRTGSGDCLEHGYVLNSRYQVVYPFPTFQPAFQLKKDQVILLNTSYSLVACGISLCPGKQGQSSQILYTKRAILSSQASASLSSSPLASHSSLPQGSPEGRLPPSRPAPIPSSPSQSQAAVRAREFAADLFRRAQGGAGAAGGGGGGGGGGKENESQAEKRPPDGGEKEAAQIPGDKGINVDRREDDCRERRKEERRTSLPQEPTSDGSHRLAQSSEQGMSPASSSSSPSSPPTPSPSQEGGPSEPGYVNYSRLHYRLQQPGAAEQNAGGAGGYEDDKVQLPFTVTDLKGRNLQLVTGPHNGQSVCVEQLTLDFEYLINEVIRSDAAWAPQFCSFSDYDVVILEVCPETNTVMINIGLLLLAFSNMDEEHCRPNTYHSNLQVSWDLNTGVCCTVGVGDLTEVKGQTSGSVWSSYRKSCVNTVMKWLVPESSSRYINRMTNEALHKGSSLQVLADSDRSTWIVL; encoded by the exons ATGGCGCCCAGCTCGAAATCCGAAAAGGACGATAGCAAACAgaaagctaaaagaaaacacaaaaaccatGTCGTGAAGCTTCTCATGCGTGGGAAG CTTTCAGGACAGTTTTCTCAACGCCTGTTCAGGAAGCTGCCACCTCGAGTGTGTGTCCCTTTAAAGAACATTGTCAGCGAGGAGTTCCTGAGAGCAGG ACATGTGTTTCTTGGCTTTACCAAATGTGGCCGCTATGTTCTGTCCTACACCAGCGACTGTGGAGAAGATGATGATTTCTCTTTCTATACCTACCATCTTTATTGGTGGGAGTTCAACCTGCACAGTAGACTTAAACAG gtcCATCACGTACGTCTGTTTGCAGGAGAGGAAATCTACAGCGACCTGTAcctgactgtgtgtgagtggcCAAATGACCACTCAAAAATTGTCATCTTTGGCTTCAA TACACGCAGTTCAAGCTCCGTTCTGATGAACTTAATGATGAGTGatgaaaacaacagagacaTCTACATCACTATTGCTTCCATGCCTCCTCCTAAACCTTGCTCTTATTGCTGCCCAGTTCCCTCAGCCACTACCATAcgcacag GAAGTGGTGACTGTCTGGAGCATGGCTATGTGCTGAACAGCAGGTACCAGGTGGTCTACCCATTCCCCACTTTCCAACCAGCTTTCCAGCTGAAGAAGGACCAGGTCATCCTGTTAAACACTAGCTACTCTCTGGTGGCCTGCGGCATCTCACTCTGCCCAG GTAAGCAGGGTCAGTCTTCACAGATCCTTTACACAAAGAGAGCCATTCTGTCAAGTCAGGCCTCTGcatctctttcctcctcccccttggCCTCTCATTCCTCACTACCTCAGGGATCTCCCGAAGGCCGACTGCCACCGAGCAGACCTGCTCCAATTCCCTCATCTCCTAGCCAGTCTCAAGCAGCCGTGCGAGCCCGTGAGTTTGCAGCTGACCTCTTCAGGCGAGCCCaaggaggagcaggagcagcaggaggaggaggaggaggaggaggaggagggaaagaaaacgAAAGCCAGGCAGAAAAAAGACCACCTGATGGTGGTGAAAAAGAGGCAGCGCAGATACCAGGAGATAAAGGGATAAATGTAGACAGGAGAGAGGATGATtgtagagagaggaggaaggaggagagacGGACTAGTTTACCCCAAGAGCCAACATCAGATGGGAGCCACCGTTTGGCACAGAGCTCTGAACAAGGGATGTCTCCTGCCTCTTCGTCCTCATCACCTTCATCCCCGCCGACTCCATCCCCATCCCAGGAGGGTGGCCCCAGCGAGCCTGGATATGTCAACTATTCACGTCTGCACTACCGCCTCCAACAACCAGGGGCAGCAGAGCAGAATGCAGGAGGTGCGGGAG GTTATGAAGACGATAAAGTCCAGCTACCTTTCACAGTCACTGACCTTAAAGGACGGAACCTGCAGCTGGTCACTGGGCCACACAATGGACAG agtgtgtgtgtggagcagttGACTCTAGACTTTGAGTATCTTATCAATGAGGTGATTAGGAGTGATGCTGCCTGGGCTCCGCAGTTCTGCTCCTTCAGCGACTATGATGTTGTGATATTAGAG GTGTGTCCTGAAACTAACACTGTGATGATCAACATCGGTCTGCTGTTACTTGCCTTCTCCAACATGGATGAGGAGCACTGCAG gCCAAACACGTATCATTCCAACCTGCAGGTTAGCTGGGACCTAAACACAGGTGTGTGTTGCACCGTGGGTGTTGGGGACCTTACAGAGGTCAAGGGTCAGACAAG TGGGAGTGTGTGGAGTTCTTACAGGAAGTCCTGCGTGAACACAGTGATGAAGTGGTTGGTTCCCGAGAGCAGCTCCCGCTACATTAATCGCATGACCAATGAAGCTCTACACAAAG
- the LOC117959066 gene encoding calcium-binding mitochondrial carrier protein SCaMC-3-like isoform X1 produces the protein MGAKWTWFPWAHCQDRKSPGPDQEREKHWAELFDQLDLNKDGRIDILELRTGLAGRGLIRGSLERMVVAGDTNKDGVLDFEEFTQYLRSHEKELKLMFRSLDRNNDGQIDAAEIQHSLHNIGVDISLDDATKILQRMDKDGTMTIDWNEWRDYFLFNPLSNMEDIARYWKHSMMLDIGEQLTIPDEFSEEEKKSGYVWRQLLAGALAGSVSRTGTAPLDRLKVFRQVHGASDFKGNVLSGFQYMLKEGGLWSLWRGNGINVLKIAPEIAIKFTAYEQIKNVMRNRNETRNLRVHERFVAGSLAGATAQTAIYPMEVLKTRLTLRKTGQYSGIADCAKQILQREGFTAFYKGYVPNLLSIVPYAGIDLAVYETLKFSWLNRNRGLTDPGVMVLVGCGAISSTCGQLASYPLALIRTRMQAQVSVKGTPKPSMLALLHNIVTQDGVAGLYRGISPNLLKVVPAVSMSYVVYEYTRIVLGVDIEGRRGGKGKG, from the exons ATGGGAGCCAAATGGACCTGGTTCCCTTGGGCGCACTGCCAGGACAGAAAATCCCCTGGTCCGGACCAGGAGAGGGAGAAGCACTGGGCTGAGCTCTTCGATCAGCTGGACCTCAACAAAGATGGACGCATTGACATCCTCGAACTGCGGACAGGGCTGGCAGGCAGAGGGCTCATTAGAGGCTCCCTGGAGAGG atGGTGGTGGCCGGAGACACCAACAAAGATGGGGTACTAGACTTTGAAGAGTTCACACAGTATCTCCGCAGCCATGAAAAAGAGCTCAAACTCATGTTTCGTAGTCTTGACAGGAACAATGACG GTCAGATAGATGCAGCAGAGATCCAGCACTCTCTACACAACATTGGTGTGGACATTAGCCTCGACGATGCAACCAAGATTTTGCAAAG AATGGACAAAGACGGTACCATGACCATTGACTGGAATGAGTGGCGAGACTATTTTCTGTTCAACCCACTCAGTAACATGGAGGACATAGCGCGCTACTGGAAACATTCAATG ATGTTGGATATAGGGGAGCAGTTGACAATCCCGGATGAATTTtctgaggaggagaagaagtcTGGCTATGTGTGGCGGCAGCTGTTGGCTGGAGCCTTGGCTGGATCTGTATCTCGAACTGGAACTGCTCCCTTGGACCGCCTCAAAGTCTTCCGACAG GTTCATGGTGCCAGTGATTTTAAAGGGAATGTGCTGAGCGGTTTTCAGTACATGCTAAAAGAAGGAGGACTTTGGTCGCTGTGGAGGGGCAATGGAATCAATGTTCTTAAGATTGCCCCAGAAATTGCTATTAAGTTCACAGCTTATGAACAG ATCAAGAATGTGATGCGAAACAGAAATGAAACAAGAAATCTGAGGGTTCATGAGAGGTTTGTTGCCGGGTCCTTGGCTGGAGCTACAGCTCAGACAGCCATCTACCCAATGGAG GTGTTGAAGACTCGTCTCACACTAAGAAAAACAGGTCAATACTCAGGAATAGCAGACTGTGCCAAACAGATCCTACAGAGAGAAGGTTTCACAGCCTTCTACAAGGGCTATGTACCCAACCTGCTAAGTATTGTCCCGTACGCCGGCATTGACTTGGCTGTCTACGAG ACCCTGAAGTTTTCCTGGCTTAACAGAAACCGAGGTTTAACTGACCCAGGGGTCATGGTGCTGGTTGGCTGCGGTGCCATTTCCAGCACCTGTGGACAGCTGGCAAGTTACCCGCTAGCACTGATCCGCACTCGAATGCAGGCACAAG TTTCAGTGAAGGGAACACCTAAACCCTCCATGTTGGCCTTGCTTCACAACATCGTGACCCAGGATGGTGTGGCCGGACTTTATCGAGGAATTTCCCCCAACCTGCTGAAAGTCGTTCCTGCTGTCAGCATGTCATACGTTGTCTATGAATACACAAGGATAGTCCTGGGAGTGGACATTGAGGGTAGGCGGGGTGGGAAAGGGAAGGGGTAG
- the LOC117959066 gene encoding calcium-binding mitochondrial carrier protein SCaMC-3-like isoform X2: MGAKWTWFPWAHCQDRKSPGPDQEREKHWAELFDQLDLNKDGRIDILELRTGLAGRGLIRGSLERMVVAGDTNKDGVLDFEEFTQYLRSHEKELKLMFRSLDRNNDGQIDAAEIQHSLHNIGVDISLDDATKILQRMDKDGTMTIDWNEWRDYFLFNPLSNMEDIARYWKHSMMLDIGEQLTIPDEFSEEEKKSGYVWRQLLAGALAGSVSRTGTAPLDRLKVFRQVHGASDFKGNVLSGFQYMLKEGGLWSLWRGNGINVLKIAPEIAIKFTAYEQIKNVMRNRNETRNLRVHERFVAGSLAGATAQTAIYPMEVLKTRLTLRKTGQYSGIADCAKQILQREGFTAFYKGYVPNLLSIVPYAGIDLAVYETLKFSWLNRNRGLTDPGVMVLVGCGAISSTCGQLASYPLALIRTRMQAQVSVKGTPKPSMLALLHNIVTQDGVAGLYRGISPNLLKVVPAVSMSYVVYEYTRIVLGVDIEGGI, encoded by the exons ATGGGAGCCAAATGGACCTGGTTCCCTTGGGCGCACTGCCAGGACAGAAAATCCCCTGGTCCGGACCAGGAGAGGGAGAAGCACTGGGCTGAGCTCTTCGATCAGCTGGACCTCAACAAAGATGGACGCATTGACATCCTCGAACTGCGGACAGGGCTGGCAGGCAGAGGGCTCATTAGAGGCTCCCTGGAGAGG atGGTGGTGGCCGGAGACACCAACAAAGATGGGGTACTAGACTTTGAAGAGTTCACACAGTATCTCCGCAGCCATGAAAAAGAGCTCAAACTCATGTTTCGTAGTCTTGACAGGAACAATGACG GTCAGATAGATGCAGCAGAGATCCAGCACTCTCTACACAACATTGGTGTGGACATTAGCCTCGACGATGCAACCAAGATTTTGCAAAG AATGGACAAAGACGGTACCATGACCATTGACTGGAATGAGTGGCGAGACTATTTTCTGTTCAACCCACTCAGTAACATGGAGGACATAGCGCGCTACTGGAAACATTCAATG ATGTTGGATATAGGGGAGCAGTTGACAATCCCGGATGAATTTtctgaggaggagaagaagtcTGGCTATGTGTGGCGGCAGCTGTTGGCTGGAGCCTTGGCTGGATCTGTATCTCGAACTGGAACTGCTCCCTTGGACCGCCTCAAAGTCTTCCGACAG GTTCATGGTGCCAGTGATTTTAAAGGGAATGTGCTGAGCGGTTTTCAGTACATGCTAAAAGAAGGAGGACTTTGGTCGCTGTGGAGGGGCAATGGAATCAATGTTCTTAAGATTGCCCCAGAAATTGCTATTAAGTTCACAGCTTATGAACAG ATCAAGAATGTGATGCGAAACAGAAATGAAACAAGAAATCTGAGGGTTCATGAGAGGTTTGTTGCCGGGTCCTTGGCTGGAGCTACAGCTCAGACAGCCATCTACCCAATGGAG GTGTTGAAGACTCGTCTCACACTAAGAAAAACAGGTCAATACTCAGGAATAGCAGACTGTGCCAAACAGATCCTACAGAGAGAAGGTTTCACAGCCTTCTACAAGGGCTATGTACCCAACCTGCTAAGTATTGTCCCGTACGCCGGCATTGACTTGGCTGTCTACGAG ACCCTGAAGTTTTCCTGGCTTAACAGAAACCGAGGTTTAACTGACCCAGGGGTCATGGTGCTGGTTGGCTGCGGTGCCATTTCCAGCACCTGTGGACAGCTGGCAAGTTACCCGCTAGCACTGATCCGCACTCGAATGCAGGCACAAG TTTCAGTGAAGGGAACACCTAAACCCTCCATGTTGGCCTTGCTTCACAACATCGTGACCCAGGATGGTGTGGCCGGACTTTATCGAGGAATTTCCCCCAACCTGCTGAAAGTCGTTCCTGCTGTCAGCATGTCATACGTTGTCTATGAATACACAAGGATAGTCCTGGGAGTGGACATTGAGG GTGGTATATAA